GCGGTAATACTGTCTCTAGAGCGCCAGTCATAGCCCGAGTCTACAAAAAAAGGCGTCGCCGCGTATGCTGGCGATGCAAGACCATATACAAAAATGACTGTTATAGATAAAAAAATCGCGCGAAAAACCATAAACATTATTCAACTAAACCTACTGGCGAAGCTTATTTAATTCTTCCGCTATCGCCTTTGCTATATCCGGCTCAAGCCCAGGCACTCTTAATCTTCGCTCAAAGTATTCAATTGCTTTAGCTTTATCCCCCTTATCGCGATAATATACCGCGAGGTATGCCAAAAAATCAGGATGTTCCGGCAAATGAGCAAGCCCATCCTGCATAACTTCAACAATTTTTCCTTCTTTATCGGGAAGACGGTATCTATAGAGATCAGCGAGGTTAATGTAAGCTTCTACATCGCCGGGATTAAATTCAATCACCTTTTTATATGCTTCCTCTGCCCTTTCGTACTGACCAGTTTCTTTATAAGAAACTGCGAGGTTGCCCCAGCCGCGAACATGCGTGCCATCAACTGCAAGGCCAGCGCGATATGCCTCTATTGCGGCGGATTCATCGCCAAGTTGGCGCAACTCAAACCCGATGCCAATATATGCTTCGGCGTCATTTTTAGTATCTTCGTCGTGAAGCTCATCATCAAACTTTCGTATGCTACTAAGAATGCGCTCTTTTTGAGGATGCTTGCTAGCTAGTCCTTCAAGACGTGTGTAATCAAGGGGAAAAAGC
The Candidatus Spechtbacteria bacterium genome window above contains:
- a CDS encoding tetratricopeptide repeat protein is translated as MIQDYSSRHEQRGVFSTPKIVVGLLAFIVIIAGIYVLMARYGILFRQTQPALFPLDYTRLEGLASKHPQKERILSSIRKFDDELHDEDTKNDAEAYIGIGFELRQLGDESAAIEAYRAGLAVDGTHVRGWGNLAVSYKETGQYERAEEAYKKVIEFNPGDVEAYINLADLYRYRLPDKEGKIVEVMQDGLAHLPEHPDFLAYLAVYYRDKGDKAKAIEYFERRLRVPGLEPDIAKAIAEELNKLRQ